GAAGGAGTGGAAGCCCTCCAGGCTGTTGCTCCCCCTGTCTGTGGCGTAGCGCGGCAGACTCGCACCGTTGCGGGTAACGTGTTTTTTTATGGTGTACATGTTCCGCCCAGGAGGGTCCTGGATGCACTCGAGGTGCTTCTGTTGATTTTGCCAGACGTGATCGATGTCGTCGTTACCCTTGAACAGATGGACCTGGTTGTCGTCCATTCCCGCCGGTCCTTTCAGTGTGTCGATGACCTTCTGGACACGCACAAAGGTTTCCTGGGCCCCAACTGTGATTCTTCTCACATAATGGGACAGGTCCCTTTTAGTGACGTGCCTCTCGATCAGCTGGCTATCTGAAAGGGAGTCGGCCCTGTCCGGGAGTCCCGCACGCACCGCCTGCAAGAGGAGCGCCACGTCGTCCTTGTTGTAGGAGAAGACGGCGGCCGACAAAGCGGATTTAAATAGGGCATACTTGGAATGGTGATCCGTCCGAACAGCCGCGTCAAATCTGTGGATCCAATGGAAGATGTCCAGACGGATCAGCATGCCTCTGGCGACCCACTTGTCAAAGAGCTGCTCCAAAGAGGAGACTCCGAGAGCCCGACAACAGCCGCGGTCCACGTACATCAGTTCCGGAGCCGCCTCTCCTGCCCTTTGGTAGCGCTCCATGAGCCCTTCGGCCATCGGCCGCATCTCCTCCAAAGACTCCTCGCAGGTCAGTACGGACATGAGGATCTGACTCCGCTCGTTGCCGACGTTGGTGCACCACTCTGCGGTGCCTTTTCCGTCGCCAGACAACTTCTTGCAGATCTGAAAATGTATACAAACAGTCAAAGACCTGTATTTGGTACCTTGTTGATGCTAACTCTTGATCTAGCAATGGCTGTGCAGATGCAATGCACTTCTTTAGTTAGACACAAAGAAATGCCCTGAATTCAGTTGACACACACAAATTACCTTCTTGGTGGAGTCATATTTGAGCACTTTCCCAAACGTTGACATTATCTGCGCCCGGTAATCCTCAATATTCTCAGCCTCCGCAAGGAGGAAGGCTTTCCTCAGCAGCCTTGGGACGGCAGCTCTCTTCGAGGTGGCGGCAATTGAAACTTTGGGCTGAAACTCTCTGAAATAAGAGTAATATTTTCAAAATGACATAAATCGGTGAAGGGCACAAAAATCAGCACCAGGTTCAATTTTAGACTTTGTCTAcagatttaaatttaaaaaaaaaaaaaaaaaatctgaaatctcACTTGTGATCTTCCCAGGTTTAGTGTACTGTGTGAGCAGAGTGGTGTAAAGGTCTTTCCTCTGCAGGTACTCCTCACAGTGGCTTTCCTGGACCTGGCGCCACACCTTGGCCATGGTGTTGCCCTCAGTGCGATCCCTCAAGAGGCGGACCACCTGCTTGTCCACCCCCCGCCTGAAATGAAATTGATCACATTCTGTGAGCCGGCCTTTCGCTAAGAACTCGAAAGATGTTGAAGCAAAGCGCGCAGACTCACTGTAATGTCAATACAGCAGGGAACATGCCCTGGTGCGCTGGACTGAGCTGATTGAGGATGCAGCCTTCCCATGACGGGAAGCAGCCAATGGCATGCTCCTCTGAGTCTTTGGCTGCTTTTCTGCATGCGTTACAGGCCAGGACCTCGGTCAGCATGGAGTACCACCCAGATACGTGGCAGATCTGTCTGACCGTGTGAGAATAACCGCAACGGTACAGAAAAGCGCCTTTGTTTTCCCGCGCCGGGCACGCAGCTCTGGGACAGCGCAGGCTGTAACGCCACACACCTACTGGTCTCCAGAAAAAGACACGACTGCGGAAAAAGGAGTCTGCCGATGGAACAGTCTGGCCTACCACTCCAGGCACTTCTGGGGGAtgaaaccacatcctgtcatccttcaggaccttcctccacttcatctttcCATATTTGTCCTGAAAGGATGCAGGCCTCTGGAAGAGTCCATTGGTTTCATCCTCTTTCAGCCATGCAACGTCAGCCTGTGGGAGCCCATTGGGAGCAGACTCCCACATTTTGTGCCCTCCCTCGTATGTCACCTAATAAGAAAACACACGATTATATCCGACATCCGATATATAGTCACTGAATACTCAAACttgagcttgtttttaatggattacCTCCGgttgtgctgctgatgttgctgtgggCCGACAGGGCTGAGGCGCTGCATCCATCACGGCGGTCGTCCTCTCGGGAGCTGCTACCGGAACCTTGAATATAACCAGCATTTTAGTGTAAGTTTTTGTATTGGCACACTTTAGTGTGGCGTCCCCAGGATATGGAGCAAAGAGTCACCTCGATGTGTGGTTCAGACGGCGATCTTGCCGTCGACGATGGAGCGGTGTGTCTGACGGACTTGTGTGCAGACGCTGGTcggctctgttttccaggtctttttgccttttctgctgcagctttagtgaaatgtgggagaaaaaggccaacgtaaacataactcatctaaaatgtagcttcagtcctcactgcGTCCTCACATTTGTTTAGAACAGCACACTTACTATTTAATGTAGCCAACATCGTTTTCCACCAGCCACTGGAAGCTTTTGCCTCGGTACTTGCCAAAAGTCAGAATTAGCTGACCCATCCACTGCACCTCTGAGGGATTTTGGGTGACCAGGCGGCAtctccttttagctgaagacaaacggttatgtctttaatgccacatttgtCCAAGTAGAGTGAGTCAACTGAGCATCAAAACATATGTTTGACCCTGATTAccttaccttcatcacaggcagTCTTAAGACATCTCAGTCCACTGTCATCAGTGGGCTGATGTGGCTTCAATTGGGCTGCCCGTGCCTCTTTCGAGGCCTTCAGAACGCACTGCTGCCGATCCTGTGGCACATTTGTGTCCAGAATACACAGCGATGGCATTAATGGGTCCATTGCAGAAGgtttatctgaaaaaaacaaacaaagcaaagtgtCATGTGCAAGCAAACAACTAACCCAGAGATTACTACTGCCACCAAGCAAGGCACTTCCCAGGTACTTGCACTTGCTGCCCACATCTGGCCTCACCTTTCTTGGCTGTATGGACCCCCACTTCCCACCTGACTAGGCTGTATTGTCCTACCACTTCCCACCTGACTTGGCTGTATTGTCCTACCACTTCCCACCTTTCTCGGCTGTATTGTCCCTGCACACTCATGGACATTCTTTTGTTTGTAATACTCAATAGACATGTAGGTCACAACATTGAACGTAAACATTTCGGAAACAAAGGAGGCAAACAAGTAATTCGAGCATGGAGGCacctcaataaaacaatttctataaCATTCGAGCACGGAGGCacctcaataaaacaatttctataaCATTCGAGCACGGAGGCacctcaataaaacaatttctataaCATTCGAGCACGGAGGCACCTCAATAACACAATGTCTATAGATGGGATTAGCGACATTATCCCGCTAGcggaaagttgttttttcacgGCAAAAGTTAGCTTTTTTCGAGCACATTTACAGGTACTATACAAAGATATGCTTCCGAGCACGCAAAAAGCACGCAAATATGAAAAGCACTGGGAAAGATCGGCTGATTTACCTCAATCCAAATTTTCGCAGATCGATTCCAGGCGCCCTTACGTGCGGCCCTCTTATTGGGCTCGGATGATCGGGGCCCCTCGGGGGCCCGCCTTCCGCCTTCGGGACCAATTGGAAGCCATTGGATTAAACACAGGGCGGCATCGGTCCTCACTGACCCTGAGATCTTTCAGCTGAAGAAGCATatgggcaaagccaggaaaTAGCTCAGATGTCTGTCCAACAGGAGCAACAGCGTGTAGGCTGACCggctgggaagggatggagcccccccccacccccccccccccccagtgtgctTAACGAGCCACCACGGAGGAAGAGGACTGGGGACCTACACGGAGCAGTTGCCCTAAACGTTTTCCTCTCTAGGATGGATCttgctgtgtcggaccagtgcccgtttctgTGCTGGGCGAGAGAcagtgtgagagactcactgtACCTTTTGAATGTTGTAAAAGGCCCTTTTAATGGTTTAAATCAATTGCACATTGAAAAACTCCTTGTGGAGGAACTGTTTCgttgattctatttatttattgtcagtGCTGCGTTTTCAACATGGTGTTTATGTCCCAGTGCaaattgtaaataaagtatttttgtaaaaataaaaaaatctttctttctttcttccttgttGAGGATCCAGTGTTATGCAAAGGTGTACTTACAACAATTTAATTGACAAATTATACTATTTATAGTCGCGgcgacgagtgtgtgtgtgagattgttaCAGAAAATAATAGAGAAGCACTGCCCCAGGGTAACACACAGCACACCGGAACCAATGCTCCCGCGGTTGTTTTTGCGGAACTTTAATGTGTAACATTCGGCAGGAATCGGAAACAGCGGCTTTGAGCAGAaggtttttgtatgtttgatcgtattgtggtgtggaagcaacaagaatgtcttctgttgagtgtttgaggacgttcgtcatggagcgactgactgttgctgctgaagaaatattccgagtgtttcaacaaaagctcgACGGATATGAAGAAGAGCTCGATTATCAGCGCAGACTGGTGGAAAGTGTTTGGAGACCCCATATAAAGTTACACAGGACAGGTATGTAAGACTTTATCAACCCAAAATATGGAAGGATATTCATTGTTACACTGAAGCAGTGCTTCTGCAACGTAAATGTGCTGCTAAATGTTGATTTAtaccaatttaaatgtaaacctctAAGGACTGAAAAGGTAGTGAGCATGTCAGGCCAGTAGGTGGAGATGTTAGTGATGGTGAAtctaataaatgtgtctcctttgCTCAGAGTATTGACACAATAACTCCACATGTTGTTTGGGAGCAATAGCAAAGCTACAAGAGTTAGCAGCACACATGTTGCTGGGTAACAGGCCAGGAAAGAGTAGCGACCACATTACACTTCTGTGTCTGCGTAGCTTACAGAGTTTATGGATCATCACTGTGTttgaaaccacacactcgttccatATTCACTACCCATTTCATAGGGGAGTTggattgagtgcactatgtaggaaacagaattttaaatttattttcgTACACTACCATGGCACACGCTAAATGACGTCATAACGTTGCATAATAAATACAACCCGGTTGCGGGCGAGAGCGGCCAAgtctatttaattattttcacccataaaaaaacataacacaATCACCCTTTGTttggcctgaccccaaacatgcaacagtggcaaggaaaaactcccctttaacaagaagaaaccttgagcaggaccaggctcatgtagggggaccctcctgctgagagagaggagaagggggcgaggacaggtagaagagagaataggtaggagaggagagaataggcatagatcatacaatacaatacatacagaaatacatcatAATAAGTTAGGGAAGgttcaagttgagtgggtcagcggggtcggaggtcagtatgcagctctgaaggcggcaatacctgtagatgaatacagaaggggggaggagaagcagaaaaaatacacaagaaataacattactagtctacttggtgaggaggagaggagaggaaaccaaaaAAGATGGCAGCCTCAGATTTACTCATTCAGAGGTGACTGATGCTTCAGATGTTTGGAGAAGAGATGCAGAAAttcacaggctgcaggtttgaACATTGAGATTGTGAGCTGCCCGTTGTTGTGGGTTGTTGGATGGTTAAAAAATGCCCTTTGTTCAGTTGCCCCTAAACGATTGCTTCACACTCCCATGCTTCTTTCCATTCTTGATGATTTCTCCTGTATTTCTAGAGGTTTCACAGCAGCAACCtttgtggaaggaggaagaggataatTACCAGCATCAGGataggagctgcagtctggaccAGGAGGACTCGAAGCCTCCACAAATCAatgaggaacaggaggaaacctgctgTTATCAGGACGGAGAGCCGCTGactgtgaagcaggagatggacacCTTAATGGTAACTCCCATACATGAGCAAGATGACAACGGTGAACTGGGCTTGAATCCTGATCAGAGCCAGGAAAAGCCTGAGGTGAACACAACAGTTCAAAGCCCTGTGTTACCAGATCCAGCCTGtgaccagcagctgctctcctaTAGTCCTCATATATCTGagagcaaagatgaggaaaacaggacCAGCGAAGACTCCAGGTGGACCACAGCTGAAGGGCCAAAACAAACCATGAAGCAGAACCATCCTAAATGTCAGACTGGGAATGTAAACAGCCCAGCAGAGTCAGCAGTGGACTGTGATACAGACATGGGTGCTAAATCTATTGCATgtaacacaggtgaacaacagggaAAGGTCAGGACAGATTTGAAAGGACATTCCATTATTCAATACCAACACCTTGGCTCAGCATGTGGGAAAGATTCCGGAGAGGGTTGTTTCTCATCAGCCAACAAAATTCAGGAAACGGCAACCTAACTGTTTATCTgtcaaacatgtgggaaagattTCAAACTGTCAAAATCACTGAAGCAACACCTTAGAGTTCACACAGACGAGAGACCATATgcgtgtaaaacatgtgggaaaacctttaaaCAAAATGATGAATTAAAGTTTCACTTAAGATATCACACAGGCGAGAGACtatttgtgtgtaaaacatgtgggaaagcctttaTAGATAGTActtcattaaatgtccacatgcgagttcacacaggtgaaagaccatatttgtgtaaaatatgtggaaaagccttcaaacaaaattctgcattaaatgtccacatgaaaATTCACAAAGGTGAGagaccatttgtgtgtaaaacgtggaaaaaccttcaaacaaaattctggattaaatgtccacatgaaaattcacacaggtgagagaccatttgtgtgtaaaacatgtgggaaagcctttaTAGATAGTAattcattaaatgtccacatgcgagttcacacaggtgagagaccatatttGTGTAGAATatgtggaaaagccttcaaacaaaATTCTGCATTAAATGTCCACACGAGAATTCACAAAGGTGAGAGACCACATGTCTGTGAAACGTGGGGAAACTTTCACCCAAAATTGTGAGTTATTCCTGCACATGAGCACCCACACGGGTGAAAACATCCAGATTTGTCAACAAGAGAGTTCAGATATTGatgcagcttcttcatctcaGTGAAAAGAGTCCGACAGCTTTAATTTGAGATTCCTGCCAGATGTTCTGTATTACCAGTTCACCCTTTTGTAATAAACGTTGTTACTATGCAACAAACCTGCAACACAGAGTCTTTGTATCAactcaaaatgaaaaataagtaaaatgaGTCATAGAAAAGCAATTGAGAAAATCTAGATGTCAGCAGTCTGTGAGCATGCGGTGCTCAGCAGGTGTTGGCTGGAGGCAGTGAGAACCTTCTGTTATGAACAGGTGAAGTGGCTCCctgatgtctgcaggtgcagctgctcttccacTGTTTTAGGCATCGACCATGAAAGCTGTGGGCTCCATttacctcctgcagcctcctgctgacacCTCCAATCAGCAATCAGCACAGGAGTCATGTGGGCTCTGGCTagttcctgtcagaactcaATACAGTCATTTTAAATATAGTCATGTGCGAGTTTTGGGAGAATTGATTATTGTGATCAGAATCATTCTTTGTACTGGGTTTATCACAATCCTTAGagtatcaaatcaatctttatttatatagcatcttttacaatcaaaattgtttcaaggcgctttccagaatcccagggcctaaccccagacaagcaacagtggcaaggaaaaactcccctttaacaggaagaaactttgagcaggaccaggctcatgtagggggaccctcctgctgatggccggctgggtagagagagaggagaagggggaggacaggtagaagagagagcagagaggagaaggagaaggagggagagggaggaagagaggagaggcacagagcacagaaacacacacaaaaatacactatacaacgggtcagcggggccggaggtcatcatgcagctccgaaggcggcgatacctgtaaatgaatacagaagggggggagaaaagcagaaaaactacacaggaatcagcataactagtctgcttgatgaggaggaggaaaggagaggagaggaaaccatgtgGGGTGACaccccagtggggtgacagaggcctgtcaggtgatcatgtttccggaccctggcagccttggcctataacatcatagctaagatgtgacctaatgattagacgaccccctaagtatggtaatttgtctgtctatgatagtaactggaactacagaattagtgacaataagctttttcaaagaggtaggttttaagcctaattttaaaagtagagatggagtcagcctcccacacctggacagggagctggttccatagcaggggggactcgtagctaaatgctcggccccccattctactcctagaaactctggggactccaagtagaccagcattctgagagcggaacggtctattgggctggtaaggtatcactagctcctccaggtaggatggagctaggcctctgaggaccttgtaggtcaaaagaagggttttaaaaattatcctaaatttaacaggcagccaatgaagcgacgccattacaggagttatgtgatctcttttgtcaatacctgtcagaactctggctgcagcattttggatcagctggaggcttcttaaagaggagtttggacaccctgataataaagaattacaatagtccagctgaattaacttttcagcatcatgccgcgtcagtagcttcctaagtggaaaaaaaggcacttctagagactgttttaatgtgtgagttgaaggagagattctGGTCAAAAGTtcctcctagattcctcacagagagactagatgttaatgagataccatctcaTCATgcgatctaatctatccctgagaggttcaggaccaaacaccatgacctcagtttttcctgggttaaggaggaggaaatttgaagacatccaggactttatgtctttaagacaggtct
The sequence above is drawn from the Takifugu flavidus isolate HTHZ2018 unplaced genomic scaffold, ASM371156v2 ctg538, whole genome shotgun sequence genome and encodes:
- the LOC130520807 gene encoding uncharacterized protein LOC130520807, with the protein product MSSVECLRTFVMERLTVAAEEIFRVFQQKLDGYEEELDYQRRLVESVWRPHIKLHRTEVSQQQPLWKEEEDNYQHQDRSCSLDQEDSKPPQINEEQEETCCYQDGEPLTVKQEMDTLMVTPIHEQDDNGELGLNPDQSQEKPEVNTTVQSPVLPDPACDQQLLSYSPHISESKDEENRTSEDSRWTTAEGPKQTMKQNHPKCQTGNVNSPAESAVDCDTDMGAKSIACNTGEQQGKVRTDLKGHSIIQYQHLGSACGKDSGEGCFSSANKIQETAT
- the LOC130520808 gene encoding uncharacterized protein LOC130520808, with the protein product MSYVYVGLFLPHFTKAAAEKAKRPGKQSRPASAHKSVRHTAPSSTARSPSEPHIEVPVAAPERTTAVMDAAPQPCRPTATSAAQPEVTYEGGHKMWESAPNGLPQADVAWLKEDETNGLFQRPASFQDKYGKMKWRKVLKDDRMWFHPPEVPGVVGQTVPSADSFFRSRVFFWRPVGVWRYSLRCPRAACPARENKGAFLYRCGYSHTVRQICHVSGWYSMLTEVLACNACRKAAKDSEEHAIGCFPSWEGCILNQLSPAHQGMFPAVLTLQ